The following coding sequences are from one Thermoplasmatales archaeon window:
- a CDS encoding endonuclease III, which produces MKLTDEILEELKKYKKYWWKDDINFEEIKKDPYKLLIFTILSQNTSSENTRRAFISLSKKFDLMPSILANASKNEIASALKRGGLHRVKAGRIKEASRYICEKWNGVMDWVYNLPKEKLREELLKIPGVGEKTADVIVSSIYGYENAFVVDTHMRRIAIRLGLADESSSYKEIQEKLKNIFPWEKIENKEEVAALFWLMAKYTCNAKKPKCNECPLAKFCKR; this is translated from the coding sequence ATGAAGCTAACAGATGAAATTTTAGAAGAGTTAAAGAAATACAAAAAGTATTGGTGGAAAGATGACATAAATTTTGAGGAAATAAAAAAAGATCCTTATAAGCTCCTCATCTTTACAATTCTTTCTCAGAACACTTCTTCAGAAAATACAAGAAGAGCATTCATAAGTTTAAGTAAAAAATTTGATTTAATGCCAAGCATATTAGCAAATGCAAGCAAAAATGAGATTGCATCCGCACTAAAGCGAGGGGGCCTCCACAGGGTGAAGGCGGGCAGAATTAAAGAAGCATCTCGCTACATATGCGAGAAATGGAATGGAGTGATGGACTGGGTTTATAATTTGCCAAAGGAAAAACTAAGGGAGGAGCTCTTAAAAATACCTGGAGTAGGAGAAAAAACAGCGGATGTTATAGTCTCTTCAATATATGGGTATGAAAATGCATTTGTTGTAGATACTCATATGAGAAGGATTGCAATAAGATTGGGGCTTGCTGATGAAAGCTCTAGCTATAAAGAGATACAGGAGAAATTGAAGAATATTTTTCCTTGGGAAAAAATTGAAAATAAAGAAGAAGTTGCTGCTCTTTTCTGGCTTATGGCAAAATATACATGCAATGCAAAAAAGCCAAAATGCAATGAATGCCCTCTTGCAAAATTTTGCAAGCGTTAA
- a CDS encoding HAMP domain-containing histidine kinase: MIFFLNIFNIFLSFLIIYFAIKVYASYRKKYLKFFILSLLLIPLIFIYSIFEFAHSLPIEWIIVYPSFMLIVELTIIIGQKILISSIKSEGEEEYKILLREDVAMLRSFQKLSNYLIGKISPLIGIESIKNILDETTSLYPSLVGSYIGMDEKLQIKTIEENIDKIEKENIAEGFLYLITKLIEIYSTFVPYEKIIEEIRDEIEKIDKKVVKWFIPFAFFKLVMEPLIRNCSMDEIREIRISVDIEGIKINKKGEIIFHKIYSFGENEREDKYIDFLDKCYPIFFKIYGRNADKKLTENFRKLPSNIKEEMYRYDFIKKLPEKILEEEKITLISREKSLEELIERQKKLEEAYKRLSEAKLDKMKSTFIDTMAHELKTPLTAIKTYNDLLSKEKLGKLTKSQKEILEKMSKNIDRLIKIIDDMLHIPSVEMQDLELRKEKFYFKEIIENIISELEETIKDKKQKVHIDIGKLYAKGDKKLIEKAIKNVISNAVKYTPPKGSIFVRGFKEGNYAHLIIEDTGSGIPGEELEKIFEPFYRGKNGGAGLGLAIAKNIVEAHGGRVWAESEIGKGARFHIVLGCI; this comes from the coding sequence ATGATTTTTTTCTTGAACATTTTTAATATCTTCCTATCCTTTCTGATAATATATTTTGCGATAAAGGTATATGCAAGTTACAGAAAAAAATACTTAAAATTTTTTATCCTCTCACTTCTACTCATCCCACTAATTTTTATTTATTCCATATTCGAATTCGCTCATTCTTTACCAATAGAGTGGATAATAGTTTATCCTTCTTTCATGTTAATTGTAGAATTAACGATAATAATTGGGCAGAAAATCTTAATCTCTTCTATAAAAAGTGAGGGAGAAGAGGAATATAAAATATTGCTTCGTGAAGATGTTGCAATGCTTAGAAGCTTTCAGAAATTATCAAACTACCTAATAGGTAAGATATCTCCTCTAATAGGAATAGAAAGCATAAAAAATATTTTGGATGAGACAACAAGTTTATATCCTTCTCTTGTAGGAAGCTATATAGGGATGGATGAAAAATTGCAGATAAAAACAATTGAAGAAAATATTGATAAAATAGAAAAAGAGAATATTGCAGAAGGATTTTTATATTTAATAACAAAACTTATTGAGATTTATTCCACATTTGTGCCTTATGAAAAGATAATCGAGGAAATAAGAGATGAAATAGAAAAAATAGATAAAAAGGTAGTTAAATGGTTTATCCCATTTGCATTCTTTAAGTTAGTTATGGAGCCATTGATAAGGAACTGCAGCATGGACGAAATAAGGGAAATAAGAATTTCTGTTGATATAGAAGGAATTAAAATAAATAAGAAAGGGGAGATAATTTTTCACAAAATTTATTCCTTCGGGGAAAATGAAAGAGAGGATAAATATATAGATTTTCTTGATAAATGCTATCCAATTTTTTTTAAAATTTATGGAAGAAATGCGGACAAAAAATTAACAGAAAATTTTAGAAAATTGCCAAGCAATATAAAGGAAGAAATGTATAGATATGATTTTATAAAGAAACTCCCGGAAAAAATTCTTGAAGAAGAAAAAATAACACTTATTAGCAGAGAAAAATCGCTGGAAGAGCTAATTGAAAGGCAGAAAAAGCTTGAAGAGGCATATAAAAGACTTTCTGAAGCAAAGCTTGACAAAATGAAATCAACTTTTATTGATACAATGGCACATGAATTAAAAACACCTCTTACCGCAATAAAAACATATAATGATTTGTTAAGCAAAGAAAAGCTCGGAAAATTGACAAAATCGCAGAAAGAAATTCTGGAAAAAATGTCAAAAAATATAGACAGACTGATAAAAATCATTGATGATATGCTTCATATTCCTTCTGTAGAAATGCAGGATTTAGAGCTTAGGAAGGAAAAATTTTATTTTAAAGAAATTATTGAAAACATAATCAGCGAGCTTGAAGAAACAATAAAAGATAAAAAACAGAAAGTTCATATAGATATAGGAAAATTATATGCAAAAGGTGATAAAAAATTGATTGAAAAAGCAATAAAGAATGTGATATCAAATGCGGTAAAATATACTCCCCCCAAGGGCTCAATCTTCGTCAGGGGCTTCAAAGAAGGGAATTATGCCCATCTAATAATAGAAGATACTGGAAGTGGCATACCAGGTGAGGAGCTCGAAAAAATTTTTGAACCATTCTACAGGGGCAAGAACGGGGGGGCGGGGCTGGGGCTTGCGATAGCTAAAAATATTGTCGAGGCGCATGGCGGAAGAGTATGGGCGGAGAGCGAGATTGGAAAAGGTGCGAGATTTCACATAGTTTTGGGATGCATATGA
- a CDS encoding response regulator, translating into MIKEILFVDDDEEILEAAKTSLEVYGYKVNTAKSGKECLEKIDRADIVFLDIKMPGMDGIETLKEIKKRREFLPVIMITAYATVDTAIEAMKEGASDYIRKPFNFEELEKSILAVIEDIKFKKMEEFHEEDYIDIFLNLAKERKGICIAREFNALKGAQNIKIIPLERELKPRKIEEIKKELEENMEENGVILLMNLEYILNNNNFLATREFLDWLNKKSASKNSKIIISANFEKVDAKERQILQDLIIDIHLGIFSESISNYIRRKIISLLSDGGSYPFTKIAQEIGIDDNPKLSFHLKKLKDDGVLEQDSEKRYKLSKIGKETAEFLKSMKENKMKKPFWMSFK; encoded by the coding sequence ATGATAAAGGAAATACTTTTTGTTGATGATGATGAGGAAATTCTTGAAGCGGCGAAAACATCTCTTGAAGTATATGGCTATAAGGTTAATACCGCTAAAAGTGGAAAGGAATGCCTGGAAAAAATTGATAGGGCGGATATTGTATTTCTTGATATAAAAATGCCAGGAATGGATGGTATTGAAACACTGAAAGAGATAAAAAAGAGGAGGGAGTTTTTGCCGGTAATAATGATAACCGCATATGCAACTGTAGATACCGCTATAGAAGCAATGAAGGAAGGGGCAAGTGATTACATAAGAAAGCCATTTAATTTTGAGGAACTTGAAAAAAGTATATTGGCGGTTATAGAGGATATAAAATTTAAGAAAATGGAAGAATTTCATGAAGAGGACTACATTGATATATTTTTAAATCTGGCAAAAGAAAGAAAGGGAATATGCATAGCGAGGGAATTTAATGCTTTGAAAGGTGCTCAAAATATAAAAATTATCCCCCTTGAAAGGGAGTTAAAGCCAAGAAAAATAGAAGAAATTAAAAAAGAACTAGAAGAAAATATGGAAGAGAATGGTGTTATTCTGCTCATGAATCTTGAATATATTTTGAACAATAATAATTTTCTGGCTACAAGAGAATTTCTTGATTGGCTTAACAAGAAAAGTGCTTCAAAGAATTCAAAAATTATAATATCTGCAAATTTTGAAAAAGTAGATGCAAAAGAAAGACAGATTTTGCAAGATTTAATAATAGATATACATCTGGGAATATTTTCAGAATCAATATCAAATTATATAAGGAGAAAAATAATAAGTTTGCTTTCAGATGGAGGAAGTTATCCTTTCACAAAAATAGCACAGGAAATAGGAATAGATGATAATCCAAAGCTCAGCTTTCATCTTAAAAAATTAAAAGATGATGGAGTTCTTGAGCAGGATAGTGAGAAAAGATATAAGCTATCAAAAATCGGAAAAGAAACAGCGGAATTTTTAAAGAGTATGAAAGAAAATAAGATGAAAAAACCTTTCTGGATGTCATTTAAGTAG
- a CDS encoding transglutaminase family protein, with protein MEITDRGDFIPLPLLKNFVKTSLPLFYAIARNPKALARNLKAWKKRLYMHRNPWAHLDDESMYDSTKILKEDDFKDLPPVRNEKYLRPTRMCECDAPEIRAFAKKLGAYEKEPYEYAKSIFYFVKNEKYLVFKPMVGALGVLKSKGGVCLDQMNLLIALARAGGIKARYRLYALAPTQELFDLMIKDDPIIRETYEMLGFLDSLHGCAELYVDGEWIQLDPTFSDALEAGMGIAISEFREEPEWRIRVPERDIVFEGFPVFFKNLLVAMALILRDTVDRVNEKLDEIREEGRKIIEEVGKEKYNKGRKKARIEIPSIEEIKAFRQQHVFIEDFDYK; from the coding sequence ATGGAAATTACAGATAGAGGAGATTTTATTCCCTTGCCCCTTCTGAAAAATTTTGTAAAAACATCTTTGCCCCTTTTTTATGCAATTGCGAGAAATCCTAAAGCATTAGCAAGAAATTTGAAGGCATGGAAAAAAAGGCTTTATATGCATAGAAACCCATGGGCTCATTTAGATGATGAAAGCATGTATGACAGCACAAAAATTTTGAAAGAAGATGATTTCAAAGATTTGCCACCTGTAAGGAATGAAAAATATCTTCGCCCTACAAGAATGTGTGAGTGTGATGCTCCAGAGATAAGAGCTTTTGCAAAAAAACTGGGAGCTTATGAGAAAGAGCCTTATGAATATGCAAAATCGATATTCTATTTTGTAAAAAATGAAAAATATCTTGTTTTTAAACCAATGGTGGGGGCTCTTGGAGTGCTGAAGAGCAAAGGTGGAGTATGCCTGGATCAAATGAACCTGCTGATTGCGCTGGCGAGGGCGGGCGGGATCAAGGCGAGATATCGCCTGTATGCACTTGCTCCAACACAGGAGCTTTTTGATTTGATGATAAAGGATGACCCTATAATAAGGGAGACATATGAAATGCTTGGATTTCTTGATTCATTGCATGGATGTGCGGAGCTTTATGTGGATGGAGAATGGATTCAACTTGACCCAACATTTTCAGATGCACTTGAAGCGGGTATGGGTATCGCGATTAGTGAATTTAGAGAAGAGCCTGAGTGGAGGATAAGGGTTCCAGAAAGAGATATAGTTTTTGAAGGATTTCCTGTATTTTTCAAAAATCTTCTTGTGGCAATGGCTCTTATTTTGAGAGATACTGTTGATAGAGTAAATGAAAAACTGGATGAAATAAGGGAAGAAGGAAGGAAAATAATTGAAGAAGTTGGTAAGGAAAAATATAATAAGGGCAGGAAAAAAGCAAGGATAGAAATTCCTAGTATTGAGGAAATAAAAGCATTTAGACAGCAACATGTTTTTATAGAGGATTTTGATTATAAATAA
- a CDS encoding MBL fold metallo-hydrolase, which produces MLRIRWHGHSCFSISNNKTIIIDPHDGVSIGIPSPRIKADIILVTHDHFDHNQAKLVEKEGSIVLRSGKKFEEIEIESFSSYHDKEKGRKRGEITVFKIKYDEIIFCHLGDIGEIDEKLIKEIGDVDILFIPVGGTFTINAKEALEMSKKINPRVIVPMHYKIEGLSLPIDRLDKFLDLIEEIEVVYVANEVEITKEDLPENKEVWVFSL; this is translated from the coding sequence ATGCTTAGGATAAGATGGCATGGCCATTCTTGCTTTTCAATCTCAAACAACAAAACAATAATCATTGACCCGCATGACGGCGTATCCATCGGCATCCCCTCACCCCGCATCAAAGCGGACATAATACTTGTTACACATGATCATTTTGACCATAATCAGGCAAAATTGGTTGAAAAGGAAGGAAGCATTGTTTTAAGGAGCGGGAAAAAGTTTGAGGAGATAGAAATTGAGAGCTTTTCATCATATCATGATAAGGAGAAGGGAAGGAAAAGAGGAGAGATTACAGTTTTCAAAATTAAATATGATGAAATAATTTTTTGCCATCTAGGAGATATAGGAGAAATAGACGAGAAATTGATAAAAGAGATAGGAGATGTGGATATTTTGTTTATTCCTGTTGGAGGAACATTTACAATAAATGCAAAAGAAGCTCTTGAAATGAGTAAAAAAATAAATCCAAGGGTTATTGTTCCAATGCATTATAAAATAGAAGGACTATCCCTACCAATTGATAGATTGGATAAATTCCTTGATTTAATTGAGGAAATTGAAGTAGTATATGTAGCAAATGAAGTAGAAATAACAAAAGAAGATCTGCCAGAAAATAAAGAAGTATGGGTATTCTCCCTATAA
- a CDS encoding 50S ribosomal protein L15e has product MAKGIYHYLRNTWKKPDTSYNSPQWNRLIEWRKGGAIVRVDAPLRLDRARALGYKAKQGFIVVRARVRAGGRRKERPNKGRKPSKMGVNKITPKKSIKRIAEERIARKYPNMEVLNSYWIGKDGKYHYYEAILVDRSHPVIKSDRKINWICDERGRVFRGKTSSGKKGRGLRNRGKGAEKARPSVKANKRKE; this is encoded by the coding sequence ATGGCTAAAGGAATTTATCACTATCTCAGAAATACATGGAAAAAACCTGACACCTCTTATAATAGCCCGCAATGGAACCGCCTCATAGAATGGAGGAAAGGAGGAGCGATTGTAAGAGTAGATGCACCCTTGCGGTTGGATAGAGCAAGAGCTCTTGGCTATAAAGCAAAACAGGGTTTTATAGTTGTGAGGGCAAGAGTAAGGGCGGGAGGAAGAAGAAAAGAGAGACCAAATAAGGGGAGAAAGCCTTCAAAGATGGGGGTTAATAAGATAACTCCTAAAAAATCTATAAAAAGAATAGCGGAAGAAAGAATAGCAAGAAAGTATCCAAATATGGAAGTTTTGAATTCATATTGGATAGGCAAAGATGGAAAATATCACTATTATGAAGCAATATTAGTGGATAGAAGTCATCCTGTTATAAAAAGTGACAGGAAAATAAACTGGATTTGTGATGAAAGAGGACGTGTTTTCAGAGGCAAGACATCTTCGGGAAAGAAAGGGAGGGGCTTAAGAAATAGGGGCAAAGGAGCGGAAAAAGCCCGCCCAAGTGTAAAAGCAAATAAAAGGAAAGAATAA